The genomic window CCCCTCGCAGCGAAGCTCCGCCGCCCCGGGTGCCGCTCCGGCGCGCGCTGCCCGGACGCGCATTCCCTGCCGACAGACATGGCGGGTAGCATAGCGGCGTGCCCGGGAGCCCCGACATCGAGCCCGATCGCGCCGCGCCGGCGACCCGAGCGCCCTGATGCCGCTCCACCCGAAGCTCTGGGCGGGCCTCGTGCCGAACGGCCTCGGCCAGGTGAAGCCCGACCACTACGGCGACATGCTGCGCGTGCTGTGGCGCAACCGCGACCAGCTCCCCTTCGCATGGCGCATCCTGCGCGACGGGGTGTGCGACGGCTGCGCGCTCGGCACGAGCGGCCTCCACGACTGGACGATGGACGGCATCCACCTGTGCATGGTGCGCCTCGAGCTCCTGCGCATGAACACGATGGGCCCGCTCGATCCCACCCGCCTCGCCGGCGCCGCCGCGCTCACGGGCCTCGACAACCGCGCGCTCCGCGACCTCGGCCGGCTCCCGGTGCCGATGCGGCGTGGCCACGGCGAGCCCGGCTTCACGCCGGTCTCCTGGGACGAGGCGCTCGCCGAGGTCGCCGCGACGGTGCGTGCCGCGCGCGCCGGGGGACCGGAGGGCGGCCGCCGCCTGGCTTTCTACCTGACCTCGCGCGGCGTCACCAACGAGACCTACTACGTCGCCCAGAAGGTGGCGCGCGCGCTCGGGACGAACCACGTGGACAACGCGGCTCGCATCTGCCACGCGCCGAGCACCGTGGCGCTGCGCCAGGCGCTCGGTGTCGCGGCTTCGACCTGCTCCTACCGGGACTGGCTCGAGGCCGACTGGATCGTGTTCTTCGGAAGCGACGTCCCGAACAACCAGCCGGTCACCACCAAGTACCTCTACTACGCCCGGACCCGCGCGAAGGCCCCGGGATCCGACCGCCGCGAGGGCGCGAAGGTCGCGGTCGTGAACCCGCTGCGCGAGCCGGGCCTCGAGCGCTACTGGGTCCCCTCGGTCTTCGAGAGCGCCGTCTTCGGAACGAAGCTCTGCGACGACTGGTTCCCGGTCCACACCGGGGGCGACCGCGCCTTCCTGACCGGCGTCCTGAAGGAGCTCGCCGCGACGGGCGGCATCGACGAGCGCTTCGTGGCCGCGCACACGAGCGGCTTCGAGGCCGTGCGCGCGCAGGCCGAGGCGGCCGGCTGGGACGAGCTCGAGCGCGAGTCGGGCGCCTCGCGCGACGACATGCGCCGCTTCGCCGACCGCTACCGTGCGGCCCGCCGCGTGGTCTTCGTCTGGAGCATGGGGATCACGCAGCACGTCGAGGGCGTCGACAACGTGCGCGCGATCGTGAACCTGGCGCTGGCGCGCGGGATGATCGGGCGGCCCGGCTGCGGGCTCATGCCGATCCGCGGGCACAGCGGCGTGCAGGGCGGTGCCGAGGTGGGGTGCGTGCCGAACGCCTTCCCGGGCGCCGTCGCGGTGGATCCCGAGGGCGCCCGGCGGATGGAGGCGCACTGGGGCTTCGCCCCGCCCGCGTGGCCGGGGCTGCCCGCCGGACAGATGGTGGAGGCGGCGCACGCGGGGGCGCTCGACCTCCTCTGGTGCGTCGGCGGCAACTTCGTCGAGACGCTGCCGGACCCGGCGTGGGTGCGCGAGGCGCTCGCGCGCGTGCCGCTGCGCGTGCACCAGGACGTGGTGGTGTCGCCCACGATGCTCGTGGACCCGGCGCCCGGCGGCGCCGTGCTGCTGCTGCCGGCCACGACCCGCTACGAGCAGCCGGGCGGGGGCACCGAGACGACCACCGAGCGGCGCATCGTCTTCTCGCCCGAGATCCCGGGGCGCCGCATCGGCGAGGCGCGCGCGGAGTGGCAGGTCTTCCTCGACCTCCTCGAGCGGGTGGACCCGGCGCTCGCGGAGCGCACGGGCTTCGCCGACGCCGCCGCGATCCGTGCCGAGATCGGGCGCGTCGTACCCGACTACGCCGGCATCGAGCAGCTCGCGCAGAAGGGCGATCAGCTCCAATGGGGCGGCCCGCGCCTGTGCGAGCGCGACGGCGCGCCGTGGTTCCCGACGCCGGACGGCCGCGCCCGCTTCGCGCCCGTTCCGCTCGCGCTGCGCCCGGAGGCGGCCGGCGAGGAGCCCATCCCGCCCGGCCGCTTCCGCGTGAGCACCCGGCGCGGCAAGCAGTTCAATTCGATGCTCTGGAGCGAGCGCGATCCGCTGACCGGCGCCGCGCGCGACGAGGTCCTGATCAGCGCCGCGGACGCCGCGCGGCTCGGGCTCGCGGAGGGCGCGCGCGTGCGCCTCGTCGCGCCCACGGGCGCACTCGAAGCGCGCGTGCGGGTGGCGCCGATCCGCCCCGGCAACCTCCAGGTGCACTGGCCCGAGGGCAACGTGCTGATCGCGCGCGACCGCTACGACCCCCGCTGCGGCGAGCCCGACTACAACGCGCTGGTCGCGCTGGAGCCGCTGTGAGGGATTCCGCGGCCGATCCCGCGCTCGAGCTGTGGCCCGCGCGGGTCGTCGTCGACGGCGCAGCGCACGAGCTGCCCGATCCGGTGGTGGTCGAGGAGCCGCTCGAGATCCAGGTGGGCGGGCAGCCGCTGGTGGTCACCATGCGCACCCCCGGCCACGACCGGGAGCTCGCCGCCGGCTGGCTCTTCGGCGAGGGACTGATCGAGACGCGCGAGGACCTGCTGGCGCTCGTAGACGGCGCCGCGGCGGGCCGTGCGAACGTGGTGGACGTGCGGCTGCGCGACGAGCGCGCGGTCGCGGCCGCACGGGCGGCGCGCGGTTTCCTCTCGGCCTCGGCCTGCGGCGTGTGCGGGAAGACCGCCATCGAGCACGTCTTCGCGCGCGGGCTCCCCGCGCTGCCCGGCGGCCGGCCGCAAGTCGCGCGCGCCTGGCTCGAGGGGCTTCCCGCGCGCATGCGCGCCGCGCAGCCGCTCTTCGCGCGCACGGGCGGCCTGCACGCAGCCGCCCTCTTCGCCGCAGGCGGAGAGCTCGCCGTGCTGCGCGAGGACGTGGGCCGCCACAACGCCGTCGACAAGCTCGTGGGCGAGCGCCTGCTCGCCGGCGCCCGGCTCGACGACGCCGTGCTCCTGCTCTCGGGCCGGGCCGGCTTCGAGATCGTGCAGAAGGCGGCGCGCGCCGGGATCGCGCTCGTGGCCGCGATGGGTGCCCCGTCGAGCCTGGCGCTGCGCGTGGCGGAGCGCAGCGGCATGACCCTGGTCGGCTTCCTGCGCCCCGGCCGCTTCAACCTCTACACCGGTTCGGGTCGGATCGAACCATGAGGCGTCTGGCCGTCGTGATCGCGGCCGCCGGCACCCTCGCCGCCCTCCTGGTGCTCGGCCACCTCGCGCTGATCGAGGTCGGGCGCGACGTGGTGACCCTGCGCACGCAGCGCGCCGACGGGAGCTGGCAGGAGACGCGGCTGTGGATCGTGGACGACGGCGGCTCGGCCTTCCTCCACAGCGGAGGCGCGGACTGGCGCGCGCGCTTCGCGGGGGATCCGGTCGTCGAGGTCGAGCGGAGCGGCACCAGGCGCCGCTACCGCGCCCACCCCGAGCCGGGCCCGCATCCCCGCATCCACCAGCTCCTGCGCGAGAAGTACGGCATCGCGGACCGCTGGGTGCGCTTGCTCGGACCCGACCGCGAGGACACGCTCGCCGTCCGGCTCGATCCGCTCGAGTGACCCCGCGCCGGCGGAAGCCGATCAGCGCCCGGGCGCGTCCTTCTCGAGCAGCGCGATCAGGTCGAAGGCGGAGAGCAGGCCCACGAGGGCCTCGTCGGTCGCGACGAGCACGCGGTGGACGCGGTGCGCACGCAGCGTCCGCGCAACCTCGGCCACGCTCGCATCGGGGGCCACGCTGATCACGTCGGGCGACATCGCCTCCGCGACCGTCCGGCTGGCGAGCCGGTCCTGGAAGTCCTCGGGCGCACCCTGCCAGTCGGGACCCGAGAACTCCTCGCTGTCGCGGAAGTAGTTGGTCTGTACCAGCGCGGTGTCGCGCTCCTCCTCGACGGCGCGCAGGAGGTCGCGCGCCGAGACGACACCGACCACGTGGCCGTCCTCGTCCACGACCGGCGCGCCGGAGATCTCCTCCTCGACGAAGAGGCGGTGGGCGTCGAGGAGCGACGCGGCCGCGTCGATCGTGACCACGTCGCGCTGCATCAGATCACGCGCCTTCATCGCTCTCCCTCCCCCGCCGGGTCCCTGCCGGACGGATCAATCCTCGCCACGCGGCAAGCCGCCGAGCTCCGGCTCCTCGGTCCAGCGGTCGCGCCGCTCGTCCCAGCTTCCGCCGCGCCGCACCGCACACGCGAAGCAGAGGAACTGCTCCGGCGAGATGGCGAAGGTCCGATCGCGTCCCGGCGCGATCTCGGCGCCGCACAGGACGCAGCGGGTGAGCTCCCGACTCTCCGAGCTGCGCATCCGGATCTCCTTCCCGGCGATGCCGGGTGGAGTTGCAAGACGCATGCCGCATCCCGGGCGACTCGCGGCGTCCTGCCTTCTGCAAACCGCGCAGCTTGGCCTCACGGCGAGACGTTTCGACGCACTCGTGGGTCGAGGAGCGGCGCTCTACCGGTCGTCGCCCGCAGCGGCGCCGTCGTCCACCTCGAGCGCGCCCTCGCCGCGCGCCACCCGCAGGTGGTCGCGCGCGATGTCGAGCTCGCCGCGCAGAACGGTGTAGGCTCGGCGCTGCACGCGCTCGCGCTGGCGCCAGCGGCTCGCCTCCTGCTCGGCCTCGCGCAGGGCCGCGCCGAGCCGGCGCACCTCGTCCTCGGCGGCGTCCACGCGCTGGCGCAGGAACGCGTGCTCCGAGGGGTCCACGCGGACGGCGGCGGCCGCCTTCTCGGCGTGCGCCAGCTCCTCGCGCAGGCGTGCCGTCTCGCGGCCCGCCTGCTCGCGGTCGGCCTCGAAGCCGTCGAGGCGGGCGCGCAGGCGCGCGGCCTCCTCCTCGCGGGAGCGGGCCTGGGCCTCGAGCTCCTTCAGGCGTGCCTCGAGCGGCGCGCGCTCCTCCTGGGCCGCGAAGGCGCGCTTGCGCGCCTTGTCGAGCTTGCGGCGCAGCTCGCCGAGCTCGTCCTGCCGGCCACGGCCCGCGCGCGCGGTGGCCTCCGCCTCGGCGCGCGCGGCGGCGAGCGCCTCGCCGAGGCGCGCGGCCTCGCCCTCGGCGCCCGTGCGCCGCGTGCGCTCGCCGCGCCAGCCGACGAACGCAACGGCCGCCGCGAGCGCGGCCAGCAACGCCACCACCAGCAGGGCTCCGGAGGATCCGTCCATGGGCGCGCGAAGGTATCACCGCGAAGCGCGCGCGGCCCGGTCCTGCGGCTCGTGCCAGGCCGGCGACGCCCACGCGCGCTCCTGGATCGTGCGCGGGACGGCCGGGTCGCAGCAGCCGCCGAAGCCCTCGGGCGGCGCGCCGGCCGAGCACGTGATGCCGGCTCGGCGACAGGCGAGCGTGTGCCAGCGGCAGGTCGGGGTCTGGAGGACGCGCGCGTACCAGAAGGCTGGCGCGGCCGGGTCGAAGGCGGGGTCGTCCCAGACCGCGCAGAGGGCCGCGGCGCCGCCCGCGTCGGGGCGCGGCGCGCAGGTCGCGGGGTCGACGCCGGCGGCGCCGGCGTCCCCGGCCACGTCGAAGACCTGCTCGTGCAGCGCGCCGTCCGGGCCGAGCCAGCCCTTCACGATCTGGAGCCGCTCGAGCGGCGCGCCCTCGGCCTCGGGATCGCGCAGCGCCTGGAGCGCGAAGCGCGGCGCCCGCGCGCCGGCCGGCGGGGGCGGGAGGACGGCGCCCATCGGCACGCCGCCCGCGTAGCCGGCCTGCGCGAAGTCCCGGGCGTCGCGCGCGCACAGGTCGTCCGGCAGCTCCCAGCCGGCGAAGACGCGCAGCCCGATGCGCGGCCCGCTCGTGCCGTAGGCCTCGCGGCGCCGCATCGCCGCGAAGAGCGCCTCGCGCGAGTTCTCCTCCGCCCAGAGCACCGCGAGCCCGCCCGGGTTGAACTCGACGTCGTCGACGAGCCCGGGCGGCAGCGCGCTCGCGGCCGGCGTGCCGGCCCCGCCGTGGCCGGGGTAGTCCGCGCTCTCGGCGACCAGGCCCGCGGCCGCGAGGTGCGAGTCGGTCCCGGCGACGAGGCCGAAGGCGAAGGGGTTGACCCCCTGCCGCGCGTAGGCGGCAAGGCCCTGCTTCAGCGCGTCGCGCACGAAGCTCGCGGCCGGCGGCTCGTCGGCGAGCCAGCGCACGAACTTGCCCTGGAAGTTCTGGTAGGGGAGCTTCTCGAAGCCACACTGCTCGTCCACGACGCCGGGGCCCGGGCGGCACTCGGAGTCGCCCTTGTGCTGCATCACCTCGACGAGCGGCTCGAGCGCGGCGCGCCGGCGCGCGTAGCCGGCGTCGGCGCCCGGCGGGAGCGCGAACATCCGGCCGTTGCCGAGGTTCGAGTTGTGCGGGATCACGAGCACGTCGCAGCCGGGCGCCGCCGGGCCCGCGCGCAGGCAGGTGCGCTCGAGCGCGGCCCACAGGCCCTCGGGCGTCGGCTCCTCGACCGAGCTGATCGGGAGCGCGGGCACCGCCGCGCTGCGGAACAGCACGTTGCGGTGCAGGTTGTCGCTGCCCGGTGCGGCGGTCCACTCGTAGCCGACGAAGGTGGTGAAGGCGCAGGCCGCGCTGGGGTCCTGGAAGGCCTCGGCCGCGGCCTGGATGTCGTTCCAGGGGTGGGCTGCGGCAGCGCGGCAGTCGCGCCCGTCCGGGCCGCAGAAGCCGCGGCGCTCGGGGTGCTCGGGATAGCTCGTGAGGGTGTTCATCACGAAGAAGGACGCGCGCGGCCAGCTCCGGTGCAGCCGGCACAGCATCGCGTCGTGTCCCGGAAGCCCCGGCGTCTCGCAGATCGTGACCTCGCCGAAGAGCTCCGCGTGGTCGGTGACAGCGGCGAAGTCGAGCGGGCGCGCGAGGCGGATCGTGCGCAGCGGCTGGCCGTCCGCCGTGTAGGGCTGGATCCCGATCGCCTCGCCGCGCGCGAAGCGGTAGGCCTCGTGGGGGCCGTTGCGGGTCCCCTGGGTGGCGGCGTCGAGCGAGTGGCGGGTGTGGACGTGGACGTCGCCGAAGAAGGCGCGGCGCAGCGGGTCGCGCGAGGCGCAGGCCACGCGCGCCTCGGCTGCCCGCGCGGCCGGCGCGCCTGCCACCCCCACCACCGACAGCACGAGGACCGCCACGACCTGCTTCCGCATCCTTCTCCCCCCCGGTAGGATCCGCGTCATGATGACGCGTCCGCCCTCGCCTGCCGCAGCGCCCACCGGCGGACCCTCGGGACGCCTGCGCGCGCTGCTCGAGAAGCCGGGCCTGCGGGTCATGCCCTGCTGCTTCGACGCGCTCTCGGCGCGCCTCGTCGAGCGCGCCGGCTTCGAGCTCACCTTCATGAGCGGCTTCGCGGTCGCCGCCGCCCGCCTGGCGCTGCCCGACACCGGCCTCGTCTCCTACGGCGAGATGGTCGAGCGCGGGCGCGAGATCTGTGCGGCCGTCTCGATCCCGGTGATCGGCGACGCCGACACCGGCTACGGCAACGCCGTGAACGCCAAGCGGACGGTGCGCGGCTACGCGCGCGCCGGCTTCGCCTGCGTGATGATCGAGGACCAGCTCGCGCCCAAGCGCTGCGGGCACACCCGCGGCAAGGCGGTGGTGGCGCGGGCCGAGGCGCTGGCCCGGATGCGCGCCGTGCTCGACGCGCGCGAGGAGGCGCGCGCCGAGGGCCACGACCTCCTCGTGATGGCGCGCACCGACGCGCGCGCCGGCCACGGGCTCGACGAGGCGATCGCGCGCGGCCGGGCCTTCGCGGAGCTCGGCGCAGACCTGGTCTTCGTCGAGGCGCCGCGCGACGAGGCCGAGCTGGCCCGGGTGGCGCGCGAGATTCCGGCGCCCGTGATGGCCAACCTCGTCGAGGACGGGGACACCCCCGCCCTGCCGCCCGCCCGGCTCGAGGCGCTCGGCTTCAAGATCGCCGCCTACCCGCTGACCCTCCTGCACGCCTCCGTGTACGCGATGCAGGAGGCGCTCGCGGGCCTGCGCGAGGGCCGGCCGCTCGAGCGCCGGCTCTCCTTCGCCGCCCTGCGCGAGCTGCTCGGCTTCGACGCCTACGACGCCGAGGCGAGCCGCTACGCCGGCGAGGGCGGCTAGGGTCGCAACCCTGCTCGTGCCCCGGGGGAGGGTCGATCACGACGCGAAGTCGGATCGATTTCCCCTCAAGCCCGCGAGCGCGAATCCCGATTCCCGAGGGGTCGCCCGGGTCCCCCTCCCGGGATGACGGAGCAGTCAGGAGTCGTCCGTGTCCCCCCATCCCCCCGTCCGCCGTCGCTCGCGCGGCCGGCGCAGCCTTGCCGCACGCCTCGCCCCCGCCCTGGCCTTCGTGCTCGTGGCCCCGGCCGCCCACGCCGTCTCGTTCACCGCGGTCACGCCCGCGCTCACCGCCGCGAACAGCACCAACCTGCTGGTCGACACGAACCGGCCGCCCGTCACCCGCGTCCGGGACCGGACCCTGGGCGTCGTGTCGAGCAGCGCGAACAGCTTCCAGACCCGCTACGCGATGCTGGTCGGCACCGACATCGGGAACCGCGCGTCCATCACCGAGAGCTTCACCGCGGACTACACGATCACGCTGTCGATCCTCGGCAACGCCGGTGAGCCCTGGTCGCTGCTGCTCGACACGAGCCGGGTCGGTGCGCTCACGATCCTGAACGACGGCAACGGCTCGGCCAGCGCGACGCTCGGTGCGGTCACGGGCGGAGCGACGGGTGGGGCCCTCGTCGGCAGCCTCGGGCTCGCCGCCGTGGGCACGGCCACCAACGCCGGCGTGGCCAACACCAGCGTCGACCTGCCCTTCTCGCAGCTCGGGAGCGCCCGGATCGACGGCGTCGGCACCGGTGCCGTGCAGACGGTGGTCCTGAGCTTCGCCTGGACCGCCAGCGCGACCTCGACCCGTCAGGGCAACAACGGCGACGAGGCCGCCGTCCGCATGGGGCGGACCTCCACCGCGAGCTCCTTCGCCGCCGACGACTATCCCGGCGTGGCCTTCCCGCGCACCCAGGCGCTCGACGGCCACTTCGTGACCGCGACCCTGGTCCCGGAGCCCCAGACGGCGCTGCTGCTCGGCGCGGGTCTGCTCGGACTCGCGGGCCTCGGGCGGCGGCGCGCCTGAGCGGACGCCGTCGCGCTCAGGCGCTCCCCGCGCCCCGCAGCGCGAGACGCACCTCGACGGCGCCGTCCTCCGGCAGGAACCGGCTGCGGAAGCCCAGCGCGTGGGCCAGCTCGAGCATCGCGCGGTTGTCCGGCAGCACCTGTCCGACCAGCTCGCCCGTGCCGCGCGCCCGGCAGTAGCGGATCATCTTCTCGAGCAGCGCGCGGCCGAGCCCGCGCCCCTTCTGGTCCGAGCGCACGACGATCGCGAACTCCGCGTGCTCGTTGTCGGGATCGGTGATCGTGCGCACCACCCCGAGCGTCCCGGGCGCGCCGGTGGCGGGCAGGGCCAGGAAGGCCATCTCGCGGTCGTAGTCGATCTGGGTGAAGCGGGCCATCTGCGAGTGGGGGAGCTTGCGCACCAGGTTGAAGAAGCGGAAGCGGATGTCCTCGGGCTCGAGCTGGTCGTGGAACGCGTGATGGGCCGGCTCGTCCTCGGGCCGGATCGGCCGTAGCAGCACCTGCGCCCCGTCGCGCAGCGCGATCGTCTCCTCCTGCTCCCGCGGATAGGGCCGGATCGCGAGGTGCGCGCCCGCCGCGGCCCCGGCACGCCGGACGCGGATGCGCGCGTCGAGCGCCAGCACGCCGGCCGCGTCGGCCAGCAGCGGATTCACGTCGAGCTCGACGACCTCGGGCAGATCGACGGCGATCTGGGCCACCTGGACCAGGGCGTGCGCCAGCGCGTCGAGGTCGGCGGGGGGGTGCTGCCGCCAGCCCGCGAGCAGGCGCGACACGCGCGTGCGTGAGATCAGCTCGCGGGCCAGGCTCGCGTTGAGCGGTGGCAGCGCCATGGCGCGATCCGCGATCACCTCGACGGCCGTCCCGCCCTGCCCGAAGAGCACGACCGGCCCGAAGATCGGGTCGCTGGCGATCCCCGCGATCAGCTCGAGCGCCCCGGGCCGGCGCGCCATCGCCTGCACCGTGTAGCCCGTGAGGTGCGCCCCGGGCGCGAGCACACGGAGGCGCTCGGCCATGCGCTCCGCGGCGCGCCGCACGGCCCCGGGCCCCTCGAGGTCGAGGGCGACGCCGCCCACGTCGGACTTGTGCGTCACGTCGGGCGAGAGGATCTTGAGCGCGACCGGAGAGCCGATCGCCTCCGCGAGCTCGACCGCCTGCTCCGCGTCGCGCGCCACGCGCGTCTCCACCACCGGCACGCGATAGGCGGCGAGCACCGCCTTGGCCTCGGCCTCGCTCAGGAGCTCGCGCCCCTCGGCCAGCGCCGCCTCGATCACCCGGCGCGCGTCGCTGCCGGGCAGCGCCCCGTCCTCGGGCAGCGAGGGTGGCGTCTCGGCCAGCAGCTCCTGGTTGCGCCGGAAGGCCAGCAGGTGCGCGCAGGCCGCGATCGCGTCGTCGGGGCTCTCGTAGCTCGCGATGCCGGCCTCGCGCAGGATGCGGCGCGCGGCCTCGGCGTGGCCGACCCAGCTCGTCACGACGCTCGGCAGCGCCGCGCGGCGCGCCCCGAGGCCCCCGAGCGCGCGCGCGACCGCGCGCGCCGCCTCCTCGCCAGAGGCGATCGCGGTCGGCGCGTGGAGCGCCAGCACCACGTCGACGCCCGGGTCCTCGAGCACGATCCCGAGCGCCCGCTCGTAGCGCGCGCCGTCGGCGTCGCCGATCAGGTCCACCGGGTTGGCGCGCGACCAGGTCCGGGGCAGCACGGCGTCGAGGCGCTCGATCGTGGCCGGCGCGAGCGCGGCGAGCGTGCCTCCGCGCGCGACGAGCGTGTCGGTCGCGAGCACCGCCAGGCCGCCCCCGTTCGAAACGATCGCCATGCGGTTGCCGCGCAGGCGCGGCGAGCGCACCAGGGTCTCGGCGGCGTCGAAGAGCTCCTGGATGGTGTCGACGCGGAGCATGCCGGCGCGTCGCAGCGCCGCGTCGAAGACCTCGTCGGCGCCGGCCAGCCGGCCGGTGTGCGAGAGCGCCGCCTGTGCACTCGCGGGGCTGCGGCCGGCCTTCAGGACCAGGACGGGCTTGTTGCGGGCGGCCGCACGTGCCGCGGAGAGGAACTTGCGGGCCGCCCGCGGCGCGCCGCCCTGCTGGCCCGGGAGGCTCTCCAGGTAGAGCAGGATGGCGTGCGTCCCGGGATCGGCGCCGAACCAGTCGAGCAGGTCCGCCGCGTCCACGTCGGCGGTGTCGCCCACCGACGCGAAGCACGAGAAGCCGACCCGCGCCTCGCGCGCCCAGTCGAGCACGGCCGTACAGATCGCGCCGGACTGGGACACGAAGGCGAGCTCGCCGGGCAGGGCCCCGACGTGGGCGAAGCTCGCGTCGAGGCCGATGCCCGGGACGAGCAGGCCCAGGCAGTTCGGGCCGAGCAGCCGGAAGCCGCGCCGGCCCACGGCCTCGTCGAGCGCTGCGCGCAGCGGCCGGCCGCTGCCGTCGGTCGTGCTGCCGAACCCGGCCGTCAGGACCACGGCGGCGCGGGTCCCGGCGTCGGCCAGCGCCGCGACGATCCCGGGCACGGCCGCCGGGGGCGTGCAGATCACGGCCAGGTCGGGCACCACCGGCAGGCGCTTCACGTCGGGGTAGGCGAGCACGCCCGCGACGGCCTGGTCGCGCGGGTGGACCGGCATCACCGGCCCCTGGAAGCCGCCGCGCAGCAGGTTGCGCATCACCACGGCGCCGACGCTGCCCGCGGTGTTGGACGCCCCGACCACGGCGATGCTGCGCGGGCGCAGGAGGAGCTCGAGGTTCCGGACGCTCATCGCTGCGGCGCAGGGTAGCCCTGCCCCGCGCTCGGACCCCTCGCTGCAGGCCGGGCGCTGCACTGCAGCGGCGGCGCTGCACGGGGCCGCCCGCGCCGGGTGCGGAGCGCGGGCCGCGCAGCGCTCCGCGGCGGCACGCGTCTTGCGATGCCCGGGGGCATGCTCGCCAAGTGGCCGTGCCCGTTCCACACTCCCCCGCGCTGCGGCGCGCCCCGGCTGGAGCCGCGGGCCGGAGAGCGCCGCGGGCAGGGCACAGGAGACCCCCCGATGGCCGACCCCCCGCAGCGCGGACGCCGCCGCTCCCGCGGCCGCCACCACCGGGATCGGGACTTCGCGGGCTCCTGGGAGGAGACGGGCCGGGACGTCGCCGAGCGGGTGCGCGAGGAGCTCGAGGGCTGGGCGGCGCGCAGGCCCCGGGGCCGGGAGCGGCCGGAGCCCTCGCCCGAAGCGGTGGCGCTGCGCGAGGCACGCGCCGCGGTGGCGCGCCGCATGGGCTTCTTCGCGCACGCCGTTCCCTACACGATCGTGTGCACGTTCCTGCTCTTCGTGGCCGGCTTCCGGCCCGCCCTGATCACCGCCATGTCGTGGGGCATCGGGCTCGGGATCCACGGCTTCTTCGCGCTGATCGCGCCCGACCTGCGCCGGCGCTGGACCGAGGAGGAGGTGCGGCGCCGGGTACCCGACGCACTCGCCCACAAGCGGCTCGAGCTCGAGGACCGCCACGCGCGCAACCTCGAGCACCTGTCGGCCTCGATCGCGCACGAGATCCGCAACCCGATCACGGCCGCCAAGAGCCTGCTCCAGCAGATGGGCGAGGACCCCCATTCGGTCGAGAACGTCGAGTAC from Deltaproteobacteria bacterium includes these protein-coding regions:
- a CDS encoding FdhF/YdeP family oxidoreductase, giving the protein MPLHPKLWAGLVPNGLGQVKPDHYGDMLRVLWRNRDQLPFAWRILRDGVCDGCALGTSGLHDWTMDGIHLCMVRLELLRMNTMGPLDPTRLAGAAALTGLDNRALRDLGRLPVPMRRGHGEPGFTPVSWDEALAEVAATVRAARAGGPEGGRRLAFYLTSRGVTNETYYVAQKVARALGTNHVDNAARICHAPSTVALRQALGVAASTCSYRDWLEADWIVFFGSDVPNNQPVTTKYLYYARTRAKAPGSDRREGAKVAVVNPLREPGLERYWVPSVFESAVFGTKLCDDWFPVHTGGDRAFLTGVLKELAATGGIDERFVAAHTSGFEAVRAQAEAAGWDELERESGASRDDMRRFADRYRAARRVVFVWSMGITQHVEGVDNVRAIVNLALARGMIGRPGCGLMPIRGHSGVQGGAEVGCVPNAFPGAVAVDPEGARRMEAHWGFAPPAWPGLPAGQMVEAAHAGALDLLWCVGGNFVETLPDPAWVREALARVPLRVHQDVVVSPTMLVDPAPGGAVLLLPATTRYEQPGGGTETTTERRIVFSPEIPGRRIGEARAEWQVFLDLLERVDPALAERTGFADAAAIRAEIGRVVPDYAGIEQLAQKGDQLQWGGPRLCERDGAPWFPTPDGRARFAPVPLALRPEAAGEEPIPPGRFRVSTRRGKQFNSMLWSERDPLTGAARDEVLISAADAARLGLAEGARVRLVAPTGALEARVRVAPIRPGNLQVHWPEGNVLIARDRYDPRCGEPDYNALVALEPL
- the fdhD gene encoding formate dehydrogenase accessory sulfurtransferase FdhD, translated to MRDSAADPALELWPARVVVDGAAHELPDPVVVEEPLEIQVGGQPLVVTMRTPGHDRELAAGWLFGEGLIETREDLLALVDGAAAGRANVVDVRLRDERAVAAARAARGFLSASACGVCGKTAIEHVFARGLPALPGGRPQVARAWLEGLPARMRAAQPLFARTGGLHAAALFAAGGELAVLREDVGRHNAVDKLVGERLLAGARLDDAVLLLSGRAGFEIVQKAARAGIALVAAMGAPSSLALRVAERSGMTLVGFLRPGRFNLYTGSGRIEP
- a CDS encoding CBS domain-containing protein, which encodes MKARDLMQRDVVTIDAAASLLDAHRLFVEEEISGAPVVDEDGHVVGVVSARDLLRAVEEERDTALVQTNYFRDSEEFSGPDWQGAPEDFQDRLASRTVAEAMSPDVISVAPDASVAEVARTLRAHRVHRVLVATDEALVGLLSAFDLIALLEKDAPGR
- a CDS encoding DUF3604 domain-containing protein, giving the protein MRKQVVAVLVLSVVGVAGAPAARAAEARVACASRDPLRRAFFGDVHVHTRHSLDAATQGTRNGPHEAYRFARGEAIGIQPYTADGQPLRTIRLARPLDFAAVTDHAELFGEVTICETPGLPGHDAMLCRLHRSWPRASFFVMNTLTSYPEHPERRGFCGPDGRDCRAAAAHPWNDIQAAAEAFQDPSAACAFTTFVGYEWTAAPGSDNLHRNVLFRSAAVPALPISSVEEPTPEGLWAALERTCLRAGPAAPGCDVLVIPHNSNLGNGRMFALPPGADAGYARRRAALEPLVEVMQHKGDSECRPGPGVVDEQCGFEKLPYQNFQGKFVRWLADEPPAASFVRDALKQGLAAYARQGVNPFAFGLVAGTDSHLAAAGLVAESADYPGHGGAGTPAASALPPGLVDDVEFNPGGLAVLWAEENSREALFAAMRRREAYGTSGPRIGLRVFAGWELPDDLCARDARDFAQAGYAGGVPMGAVLPPPPAGARAPRFALQALRDPEAEGAPLERLQIVKGWLGPDGALHEQVFDVAGDAGAAGVDPATCAPRPDAGGAAALCAVWDDPAFDPAAPAFWYARVLQTPTCRWHTLACRRAGITCSAGAPPEGFGGCCDPAVPRTIQERAWASPAWHEPQDRAARASR
- a CDS encoding isocitrate lyase/PEP mutase family protein, giving the protein MMTRPPSPAAAPTGGPSGRLRALLEKPGLRVMPCCFDALSARLVERAGFELTFMSGFAVAAARLALPDTGLVSYGEMVERGREICAAVSIPVIGDADTGYGNAVNAKRTVRGYARAGFACVMIEDQLAPKRCGHTRGKAVVARAEALARMRAVLDAREEARAEGHDLLVMARTDARAGHGLDEAIARGRAFAELGADLVFVEAPRDEAELARVAREIPAPVMANLVEDGDTPALPPARLEALGFKIAAYPLTLLHASVYAMQEALAGLREGRPLERRLSFAALRELLGFDAYDAEASRYAGEGG